In Dermacentor silvarum isolate Dsil-2018 chromosome 2, BIME_Dsil_1.4, whole genome shotgun sequence, the following proteins share a genomic window:
- the LOC119443038 gene encoding putative lipoyltransferase 2, mitochondrial: protein MTSQPFVKFKNLGRMAFAQAYEIQREVARTLLEEVASNSHGTVTRNTVLVVEHDPVYTVGIRSKQYSTDVEERLKKLRADFVRTNRGGLVTFHGPGQLVAYPVLYLGSFFKDKSMRSYVHSLERMIINFCARFQLDAKTTENTGVWIGDNKIAAIGVHGSRYITTHGIAINCNPDLGWFDHIVPCGIADKGVTSLSRELGRLVTIHEAYPVLVAAFEQQFKCTAIGEING, encoded by the exons ATGACTTCACAGCCTTTCGTCAAGTTTAAAAATCTTGGCCGCATGGCCTTCGCTCAAGCTTATGAGATACAGCGCGAAGTGGCGCGTACTTTACTGGAAGAAGTTGCCAGTAATAGTCACGGCACGGTGACGAGAAACACAGTTCTTGTTGTCGAGCACGACCCAGTGTACACCGTCGGAATCCGATCAAAGCAGTACTCGACTGATGTTGAAGAAAGACTGAAAAAATTGCGAGCAGACTTTGTGCGAACAAATCGTGGCGGTCTGGTGACGTTTCACGGGCCAGGTCAGCTTGTTGCCTATCCTGTCCTCTACCTCGGCTCGTTCTTCAAAGACAAGAGCATGCGGTCGTATGTTCACAGCCTCGAAAGGATGATAATCAATTTCTGTGCACGTTTCCAGCTTGATGCAAAGACGACAGAGAACACGGGCGTTTGGATCGGAGACAATAAAATTGCGGCTATAG GTGTCCATGGCAGCAGGTACATCACAACACATGGCATTGCTATCAACTGCAACCCAGACCTTGGCTGGTTTGATCACATTGTGCCTTGTGGCATTGCAGACAAGGGAGTGACATCGCTGAGTCGGGAACTTGGGCGACTTGTCACGATCCACGAGGCCTATCCCGTTCTTGTGGCTGCCTTCGAGCAGCAATTTAAATGCACTGCTATTGGAGAAATAAATGGTTAA